In Fusarium fujikuroi IMI 58289 draft genome, chromosome FFUJ_chr02, the genomic stretch ACATCGACAAAAGCTTCTAGAGCAGAGTAATATGTTGCCATCTTGAGCATTGACTGTGTCAGGTCCTGCAGACTCGGGTCAAGGCCAGGTAATGTTCTGAAGCTTGGTCCAGATAACCTGTCTCTCTCCTCGTTCGGGTTGTATCCTTTGGCGAATCTGATGTACTGTCCTTCATATCCCATGAATACAAAGAGTAGATCCTCCACTATAGCGGCTTCTTGGAGCTCCAAGCTTAGTTCGCCTAGAGGTTTcggttgaggagcttgaggtaCGGTCGACGCTAGAGGAGGTATTGATATCCGTGAGGCTAGAGGAGCTGTTGTATGTGGTAGGAGGGTTACTTCGGGGTTCCAGGGTGCTTCAGATTGTCAGTTTCAGGGCCTTGAGGCTGGTTTGGAAAGTAGAGACAGACCCAGTGGAGTCTCGGCTCTCGACTGCCGGGCTTCAGGAGTGTCATGTCTAGGTGCTTTAGATGTAGCCCTGCTCTCTGAAGGCGCATTCCGTCGATGTGATCGTTCTGGACTCGTATTTCTCGGGACTGCACGCTCGAGGTGAGCTTCAAAAGTACGCTCCGTCACCCTCCTCGTCTCAAAGCGGCGCTCTTCCTCATTGCGACTCGATGTCCTCGGGTTCCCTGAAGCAGATCGTTTATGAACATTTGAGAAAGTGGACTGGGTCGTCGAAGGAGGGCCCTTGCGAGAATCGGAGCGCTCGCCCTTGAGGTTGGTCGATACGCGGGGCCTCTCATCGCGATAATCGTTGGCGCTGGTTCGGCCCGATGCTCGTGGTGCGCCGGAAGCCATTGTATGGCCGGGCTACATCTGAAAAGAGAAACTTTGAGCGAGGTTTCTCTTGTGAAGGTTGTGGTAGAGagtgtggttgtggttgtagTAGTTGTAGTCAGCTCAAGTCCAACGTTAGCAGCTAGAAGGTTGTTGATTTGGGGGAGCTGTAAGTGTTTGTGCCCAATCGAATTGCGCGACGAGTTCCGACGCGACGTGGGGTACATACAGCTACCTAAACAATATATATAGCACAGGTATAAGGAGGCTGTTATGCTTGAATCTCTGTAAAATACCTCGTATATATCTTTCTATCAAGTAATCGCAATAGCAGTCCAACAGCTATAACCAAGTATAGATTTGCTAAGATATAGATCGTAGCAGTAGCCCTCTGCTATTATCGTCATATCCAATTGTGGCGGTGAAACTGTGGCTAAGCAGTTACAGAaggctccagctccaaaCGTTAGTGCAGCGCGGCTACGTAGGCGGACTGCTTGCCTGCAACTCCACCAGAGCTCACATCCTCACATCCTCACTCCCATCATCCATTGACTTGCTCTCTCCCAGTCCTCAGCTTTCCCGCTTTCGACTACTCTGCAGGCAATTCGACTTGCCATCCACGAATTCAACTCGTCATATCGACTTGGACAGTTCTATCCACGAACTCAGTCTCTTCGTATACCAGGAAATCTTCCGCCCTCATCTAGCCTAGCTACCACCACTACATACAAACCGCCAAGATGTTTATGGCAAGATCTGAATACGGCATGTTCACTTTTTCCCCCTGACCCCGAATGCTCTCTATACTCAGAACAACAACTAACATTTGCGCCAGACCGAGGCATCAACACCTTCTCCCCCGAAGGTCGTCTCTTCCAGGTCGAATACTCTCTcgaggccatcaagctcgGCTCCACGGCCATCGGCGTAGCCACATCCGAGGGTGTCATCCTCGGCGTCGAGAAGCGAGTCACCTCGACCCTCCTCGAGACCTCCTccgttgagaagattgtcGAGATCGACCGCCACATCGGCTGCGCCATGTCAGGTCTCCAGGCCGATGCCCGCTCCATGGTCGAGCACGCCCGTGTCGAGAGCCAGTCCCACGCCTTCAACTACAACGAGCCCCTTCGTGTCGAGAGCTGCACCCAGGCCATCTGCGATCTTGCTCTGCGCTTCGGTGAGGGTGCTGATGGTGAGGAGACTATCATGAGTCGCCCCTTTGGTGTGGCTCTGCTCATTGCTGgctttgatgaggatggtccTCAACTGTTCCACGCTGAGCCCAGTGGTACCTTTTACCGCTACGACGCCAAGGCCATTGGCTCTGGTTCCGAAGGCGCTCAGGCTGAGCTACAGAACGAATACCACAAGGTACATTTATAAAGATACGGCTATCTAGAGGCAACAAAACTGACATCTTCATAGTCTTTGACGCTCACAGACGCAGAGACCCTTGTTCTCAAGACGTTGAAGCAGGTcatggaggagaagctcgatgCCAAGAACGTGCAGTTGGCCAGCGtgaccaaggagaagggctTCAGAATATACacagatgaggagatggccACAGTCGTGGAGCGACTGCCAGCCAACTAAGGATGTTGCTCATGAATCAAGAGAAATCACGAATAGACACAACAGAAACCCACTTTCGGGTTATTGACGAGCACATGAATCATCACATCCTAGCTCATCAGGCGATGTTTTCACAGAGAATTTTGCGAAAACATCGAGGGCCTCACAAGAGGGCCAGAATTATGTATCATTAATGCAGTAGGGGCAAGCTCGCCAACTGCGGTTCCGCCAGACTTCCAACGTTTCTTCAGGTCAACCGAATTTCGTGAATATTGCTTCCACCCCTTTTCCCCGATTTCCCAGATCGCTAAATGATACCTGAATTTGATATTCAAGGCACTGGTCAAAAAGCAGAGCGTACGCTGCATTATAAAAAGCTCCAGAAACATGATATCCATAGTATATAACACGCCAGTTCAGCTATACGTAGCTTTAATTGTCATCCTTAAGATCGAGAAACTCGAGATCTCGCTCAACACTGAGCAGGCCCAACGCAAGCGAAGCCCGTTCTGCCTTGGGTATTTGGATACGGCGAACTTCGCCTGTCTCGACTTCGTGAATGAATCGATCGATCTGTCGTGGGTTCTGCCACCTTGCGACAGGCACTGGTTCGGTCTCCGGGGCACGTTGGTACGGAGGACCACGACCAAGCTGCGCCGCCTTGATCCAAGAGGATTCGCATCCAGTGGCAATGCGTTCTGCTGATTGCCAGCCCGTCAATCGAGTGATGTCCCGTAAGTGACGTATCACCCAATGCCGCTGTTTCTCATCCTGATACTAAGCAGTGTTAGTGAGTGGCCTTGTCTTGTCAAAGGTCTGTGGCTGGCAAAAGTCATACCTCAATCGCTGCTACAAAAAGGCAGAAGCAACTCTCGATGAACGCAGCACTGACAAGAGTTGTGATCTCCGTTGCCTGTGAAACGTCTTCCGACAAGCCAGCTGCTATTCTGCCCAGTTTGTTCGAATATGGACCTGTCTGTCGTGCTGACATGCCAGCTGCTTGCATCGCCGCAGGAGGCATCGAAGGGTGGCATCGCACAAGATTTATCATGCCCATGTAAAAGTTCATCCAGATTCCGGCAACAGAGAACGTCCGATATTGCATCGTCATTCCGAATGGCGAGTCTCGTTTGTCTGAGAACTCTGGCTTGAGCGGTTGAAACTCCGGTCCTAGGCTGCTTTCATATGCTTCGAAGCCCCGCTTGATAGACTCCCACTCCTCAAGGGCAGCCTGGTAACTCGCGTCTGCATCGTGATCATCTGTAGAGTCACTCTGTGGCGATGTCTCGCGGGGTGGTGTAAAACCTCTTGGTACGTGGAACTTTCCATCCGTAGGAACGATACCAGggaatgatggtggtgaactGCCACCAGCTCCAGGAGGAGGTCCCCTGGCGAGACTTGCTTTTCGTTTTCTTGAAATATCTTTGGAAGAAAAGTCTGCAAGCCTGCCAAGTAAAAGCATAAGATGATCATACGATCCATATCTGTGAACCACGTATTAGCAACAATCGGGTCTATATGGTAAATCTCACTTACATAGCTTCAAGTTTTGAAATTGGTGCCCTGGGAGGACACTGAGACCAACATTCGTAGTTCATGCTGTAACAGTAAGCTTTAAGATCGAATGAAGAATACGTGAAGGGAGCTTACAAGAGTCTGGTACCTGCCAGCATGCTTTGATACACGTCCATTTTGCAATACCACCAGAATAAATCTCGGATGTTTTCGTAGTGCTCGATATCTCTATCGGTCACGGTCTGAGATAGGTCGATTGGTTGTTTTTCTCCAAGTCCATAGTCCTCTGCCATTATATGCTGACCCGAAATCGCCTGCAAAAGGCTGTAATCCAGGTCATTTAGTTCGCTCTGAGAGGGGATGCTCAGACCCGGGAAGAAGCTGTCCATTTGGTTCTGATTCTGGGCGTCTTTTTCTGCCTGCTTGTAACGTTTGACTGGCAGATATTTCCTTGACATTTGTCTAAGGGGTATTTCGCTAAACAAGATTCTAGctccaagaagatgattgcACCATTTAGTATGATCCGAAGACCACACCTCAAAATACGACAACAGCAGTGTCGCGGCTACTGTTGCAGGTTGTGTTCGTCTGAGGGGTGTGTTGACGTTTCGAGCTATTCGGCGGATTGCCAAGTGATAGTGTTTCATTGCAGCTGTGGCTGGTATGTTTTGCAGCTTGGCTATTTGCAAGGCACCCAAGGCAAGCATAGAGTGAAGCAACGCGGGGTGGTTCAAAGATATGACGGGGAAAGTGTCTTGGTATTAGTTAATAACAGATATCAATGCTGTCATGAGGGGTACATGACTTACAACTCCAAAGATTATTAGCTCCTTTCGGGGTAGGGTCGAACGAGTTCTCGCCAGTATGATCAAAAGGATGCCTTTCATACAATGACATGCTTGGGCCAGTAACTTGAATAAAGTGCATGAAGATTTGCAACATTGCAGGATCCTTGAGTTCCGTTATTCGAGCTGTAGCTGTATAGTCAGAGAGAATATTGCATTGAGCAAATGTCGAAAAGGTTCGGACTCGTGTGCCGTTTGTGTCCCACGTTCCATTGAACTGCTTCATGACAGGTCCAAGAACTTGGCGAGGGTCTTGAACCTCATCGTCTGATTCACCCATCGAAGCATCATCCTCCGGCATTTCATAGTGGTCATAGTCGAAGTCAGGTTCAGGTATTCTGTGATTCAGCTCCTCCATCCTTTCTCTCTTGATGGCAACAGGTTTCAGCTGGTTACTACCCGCATAGGAGAGACCATCCTGTCCATTGTAAGGAGGTTCCTCATAGTGTTGTCGAGCGTCAGGGGGCGGCCTAGGATATCCCATCGGTGGCTCGGGAGGCATCATACCGTTCGGTTGGTGATATGGATGAGGCATTGATGGAGCGTTGAAATCGTAGGGGTTAGGAGGCATAGCTCCTTGTGCATGAGCATAATGCCCGTAGGGTGCCGGTTGATGTCCGTGATAGCCAAAAGCAGGTGGCTTAGGAGCAATCATAGGTAATGGGCCCTGAGAGGTCTTCGCTTGTAAGTGAGGGGCAAGGTGCGTAGATCCAGGAGGGTAATAAGCAGGTCCAAAAGGGCCTCCTTGTATCGCACCCATAGGGTCCTTGAAGACAACACGTTGGTTGTAGCCCTCGCAATGGCGCTTAGATTTGATGCAGTTGTTGCATATCGGCCTTCCTTCGTCGCATTTTATTCGACGCTTGCGACAAGCTGTTGTCAAGCTTGCATTAGTATCGTTGTGCTCGAGTCACACTTGCAAGGGGGAGATGGATCGACTCACTTAAACATCCGGTCTTTGTCCTTTTGCGAATGTTATTCCTCTTGCGatctgtctcttctcttgatTCATCTTGCTGGTTGGAGTTTGCAGGGACCTTTTGGTTCGCAGATGTAGACGACGATCCAGTTTCTTGATCCATGATGAGGGGAGGAGACACAACACAGGTTCCAAGTAATTCTCGATCCGCACAAATCTCTCTCTAGTTTGAGTGGCAATTTTACATGACGTTGATGAGTGTGAAGGTCTGTGGTTCAAGCTTGAATCTTAAGCCATATTATCGAACGGCACTAGTTGTATTTTGCAGAGGAACGAACAATGGAATGCCGACTGAAGTGGTCTAAGAGGCTGTTGGCTAGAAGTTAGAGGCGATTCGATCgggaaaaagaaaatggcTAATGGAACGGAACGGAGCAGAATTACAGATTGGGATGGGAGATATAAATGACTGCAGAAATATGACTTGGAATATCGAGAATAGAAAACGGGAGGTTGCATACAAGGGGATTGACTCAAGGGGGAGAAGAAGTGATGTAGTTCGGCCAAGGATTGCGGGAGAGAAAGCCAGAAGAGAAGGCAGACGCAGAGCAGAACAAGAGAGCGGCCCAGGGCCTGGGAGCCGTCTATCAGTTGACTTATGGGGAAGCTTCTGGAGGCAAGTAATGGAGCAACTGAAACATGCTTGTGTAACTCGAGAGTCGGCGGTTTGCCAATTCAACTGGGCCGTCGGAGCGAGTACTTGTCTGgtctggcctggcctggtCTGTTCTGTTGTTGGTCCCCTTGTGGGTTGAAGTATGGCCGGCGACAGGGACTCACTCCCCAACTGCGGGCCAGGTCTAGATAGATGATGAACTTGTGCTCAGTGCTTTGTCTTGCCCATCTGCGAGGTGAACAGTGAGCTTAGGATGTCCTGTCTGAGTTTGACCCGCTGTctcttataatagatattgtATGGTTTATCTCTCTTGGGTTCTTTTTACAGCcaagagacagacagacagacagacagacagacagacagatgGATCCTCTACGTCTGGCCGCGGGGAAGAAAGAGGGGTTCAGTTGGTTCGATTGTAATAGCAAATGATGATTTTCCAAAAGTGTGCAAGTTTGTAGTAGTTAAAGTGATTTGGTGAGGAACGAGAAAGGGCCGAGGAAGGGCAGCGCAGCGCAGCACGGAAACCGGAGATACTGGAGGAGTTAAGTCACCAAAGTACCGAGGCCGACAAGAGATTGAGGTGAAGTAGCTTGTTAGGGCCAAGTAGAACTTTGGCGAAAAGAGAGGTCAAAGATAGGATAACTATATGTGGTAACCAGGTCGGACGGTGGTGGAGTGGATGAATGGGGTTTATGGATGCTTGTGGTGGTTCTCCCCGTGTAgtagtgtagtgtagtgGGGGGGACTCCTTGGGCTCTTTCCGGTGATGGGTGATAGCGTCTGGGCATAAGTACTCCGTAAATTGGCAGGCTCTAGtctacctaaggtaggtagaggTCCCATAGCGCACTTGTCTTCTTACACAGTGCAGTGATCCCCAAATGCCGGGCCCAATCAGATAATAGGAAGCTCGAGATTAAAAGACAAGAACCCGGTTTACGGTGCTGGTAAGCTGCGTTAGGTCTTCTAACTCAGGTGATGAACCTATCACGGAGTAAAAGAATAGCAGGGTACAACGCAGTAGCCAGTGTAGAAGTGATAAAGATCCCTGGAGTGGACTCAgtggagaggagagagaaaaaaaaaaggtgcCGAGGGCCCCGGTGGAAATGCCGGCAACTTCCTAATTCTGTTCATTACCCCAGATCAAAATTAGATCTGAGCATCTGATGAGTCTGAGACAGAAAAAGTAGAGTCAAAGCAACTCTCTCTAgggccaagggcaaggattAGTTAGGGGTGGGTATCACCAGGAGAAGCAAATgcaaatgcaatgcaatggaGAGACACCAAATTTGTATTTTTGCCTGAATATGAACCAACATCAAAAGTCTTAGACTCCTAGGTTCTTTCGGtgaccatcatcatcatcatcatcgacttGCTTTTTATAGACGAGGATGGATGATCAACAGCAGCACCTTTGAGGCACAGCAAAGGAATGAGTCCGCCTCGTTTctgtgatgacgatgatgatgttgttgatgatgatgctatcTCGAGTTGAAAATAgaaagaacaaaaagacacTGTTGCACCACTCGAGAAAAGGAAATGACAAAAGAAATCTGTAATAAATCATGCCAGTAGTACACATACTCAGAATACCAAGGACACTCAAGAGAGCAAACCACCCAAGTCCTTGCAGCAATCACAGGCACAGACAAAGTGATCAACATCGGCATCTCTCTTCTGAGGTAGCTTGCTTTTTTAGCAAATGGACAGGGATCATCACTAAGCCAAACAGATCAAGTCATCTCATGAGGCtaacaaggacaagaccTTCCGGGTGAGATGTCCCAGATGCCGACGGATACCAAATACGCTGCTGTACTGTGCCGTACTGTAGCATTGAGAAGGGGTTTCAAAGCCGCGCTTAGGGGGGAACTGCCGCTCCATCATATCACGCTGGGaacttggcttggcttggcttggactTGAGGCACAGGCGCTAAAAGGCCAAGACACCGAAGCCCATCACCGTCCCCTCCTTTGCTTCCAAGAGACAAGTACCGTCGGTAGAGCAAAAATTGTCTTTGAAATTAGCATGGGAGTGGATTCCAATGTCTAATAAAACCTGTCAGTTGCAGAACTGAGTTAGTCCAGTGCAAATCCCGTCTTGGAACGGAGGGTGATGCAAATAACAGCATCTATCACTCAATATCTCATCAATCACAGGGGACTTCat encodes the following:
- a CDS encoding probable 20S proteasome subunit (alpha5) yields the protein MFMARSEYDRGINTFSPEGRLFQVEYSLEAIKLGSTAIGVATSEGVILGVEKRVTSTLLETSSVEKIVEIDRHIGCAMSGLQADARSMVEHARVESQSHAFNYNEPLRVESCTQAICDLALRFGEGADGEETIMSRPFGVALLIAGFDEDGPQLFHAEPSGTFYRYDAKAIGSGSEGAQAELQNEYHKSLTLTDAETLVLKTLKQVMEEKLDAKNVQLASVTKEKGFRIYTDEEMATVVERLPAN
- a CDS encoding related to UPC2-regulatory protein involved in control of sterol uptake; amino-acid sequence: MDQETGSSSTSANQKVPANSNQQDESREETDRKRNNIRKRTKTGCLTCRKRRIKCDEGRPICNNCIKSKRHCEGYNQRVVFKDPMGAIQGGPFGPAYYPPGSTHLAPHLQAKTSQGPLPMIAPKPPAFGYHGHQPAPYGHYAHAQGAMPPNPYDFNAPSMPHPYHQPNGMMPPEPPMGYPRPPPDARQHYEEPPYNGQDGLSYAGSNQLKPVAIKRERMEELNHRIPEPDFDYDHYEMPEDDASMGESDDEVQDPRQVLGPVMKQFNGTWDTNGTRVRTFSTFAQCNILSDYTATARITELKDPAMLQIFMHFIQVTGPSMSLYERHPFDHTGENSFDPTPKGANNLWSYTFPVISLNHPALLHSMLALGALQIAKLQNIPATAAMKHYHLAIRRIARNVNTPLRRTQPATVAATLLLSYFEVWSSDHTKWCNHLLGARILFSEIPLRQMSRKYLPVKRYKQAEKDAQNQNQMDSFFPGLSIPSQSELNDLDYSLLQAISGQHIMAEDYGLGEKQPIDLSQTVTDRDIEHYENIRDLFWWYCKMDVYQSMLAGTRLFMNYECWSQCPPRAPISKLEAIYGSYDHLMLLLGRLADFSSKDISRKRKASLARGPPPGAGGSSPPSFPGIVPTDGKFHVPRGFTPPRETSPQSDSTDDHDADASYQAALEEWESIKRGFEAYESSLGPEFQPLKPEFSDKRDSPFGMTMQYRTFSVAGIWMNFYMGMINLVRCHPSMPPAAMQAAGMSARQTGPYSNKLGRIAAGLSEDVSQATEITTLVSAAFIESCFCLFVAAIEYQDEKQRHWVIRHLRDITRLTGWQSAERIATGCESSWIKAAQLGRGPPYQRAPETEPVPVARWQNPRQIDRFIHEVETGEVRRIQIPKAERASLALGLLSVERDLEFLDLKDDN